In a genomic window of Octopus sinensis linkage group LG16, ASM634580v1, whole genome shotgun sequence:
- the LOC115220458 gene encoding protein PRQFV-amide-like isoform X37 produces MRIYLSVYIVVILSASVWGQVKNGHLIDKQDPDTMLLGNRNDEHHLYVDKRDPDPMFIDKRDPDPFFVGKRDPDPFFVGKRDLDPFFVGKRDQDPFFVGKRGRDHLFVGRRVPDPFFVGKKDPDTSFVGKRDPDPIFVGKRDPNTLYIRKRNPDPFSVGKRDPDPFFVGKRDPDPFFVGKRHSEPFFLGKRDSDPLFVGKRDPDPFFVGKRDSDPFFVGKRNPDPMFVGKRDEDPMFVGKRSEYPLSVENSLHRLFVNKRRTEENPLLASIQVPLFRRKQNYHDQKLETPLFVGKRDDDPLFVGKRDDDPLFVGKRGYINQLPTHDYLDQDISNKPGDPIYDDNVIYTGKPFHGEPLFGGKQYPDHTFLNKPDDPIIISKRVHYDSVSAGKRQNDHPLFPRKRNSRSVYTNIHEPDLIFRSLRNNDTFLTGKQKPASFPSAFVAPFSRETVFGRKREQDPMFVGKREENPMFVGKREDDPVFVGKREDPMFVGKRGKEPMFVGKRDEDPMFVGKREKEPMIVGKREDPMFIGKRGKEPMFVGKRNPRFVGKRDDPMFVGKREKNPMFVRKREDPMFIGRREEDPVFVGKREEDPVFVGKRGVDPMFVGKRGEDPMFVGKRESHMFVGKREKEPMFVGKREDPMFVGKRRDPMFVGKREDPMFVGKREDPMFVGKREDPMFVGKREDPMFIGKREDPMFVGKREEPMFVGKREDPMFIGKREDPMFVGKREEPMFIGKREDPMFVGKREDPMFIGKKEDPMFVGKREDPMFVGKREDPMFIGKKEDPMFVGKREDPMFVGKREDPMFVGKREDPMFIGKREDPMFVGKREDPMFVGKREDPMFIGKREEPMFVGKREDPMFIGKRQEPMFVGKREDPMFVGKREEPMFVGKREDPMFVGKREDPMFVGKREDPMFVGKREDPMFIGKREDPMFVGKREDPMFIGKREEPMFVGKREDPMFVGKREDPMFIGKREDPMFVGKREDPMFIGKREEPMFVGKRENPMFVGKRDDPLFDGKREDPMFVGKRENPMFVGKREKNPLFVGKREHITELLSKGGFSGTHSGNRPYQYVIGKSKYNPGLVRKRKLRLMNLVTHNKNSLKVDHQVSKDKRELESVTRNKPIFRRNEESSADKISRSRSNFLLGIKRYPGPSFVSKTIKYPQSRYTLLSDKRDEDPLFVGKRIVGRNYLTANRKFAAKRRQKFKRTAAKPSNTISLHKRNFSHTMLVKRYLGIQDPSSPVIELPNAHNPSNSVKPSKKLSKKNLHMPLNVLYTLPMKSDSINNFKDTNRTDYGEQNSLGLSKTDLTSKVISRRSSSQPSSHKFKEGKINAVRVNKGKIENPYEKHADTLSHSGDAIENSQRLMSSTAKEDNHGDKTDLRDVEIPVR; encoded by the exons ATAAACAGGATCCGGACACAATGTTGTTAGGTAATCGGAACGACGAACATCATTTATATGTTGATAAACGAGATCCAGACCCCATGTTTATAGATAAAAGGGATCCAGATCCTTTTTTTGTAGGAAAACGGGACCCAGATCCATTTTTTGTGGGAAAACGGGACCTAGATCCATTTTTTGTGGGGAAAAGGGATCAAGATCCTTTTTTTGTAGGAAAACGGGGTCGGGACCACCTTTTTGTTGGTAGACGGGTTCCAGATCCATTCTTTGTAGGTAAAAAGGATCCAGACACTTCATTTGTCGGTAAACGGGATCCAGACCCCATCTTCGTTGGTAAAAGGGATCCAAACACTTTATATATAAGGAAGAGAAATCCTGACCCTTTTTCTGTAGGTAAAAGAGACCCAGACCCTTTCTTTGTTGGTAAACGAGACCCAGATCCGTTTTTTGTAGGTAAACGACATTCAGAACCCTTTTTTCTAGGCAAACGAGATTCAGACCCCCTTTTTGTAGGTAAACGAGATCCAGACCCCTTTTTTGTTGGTAAACGAGATTCAGATCCCTTTTTTGTTGGTAAACGAAATCCAGATCCCATGTTTGTAGGTAAAAGGGACGAAGATCCCATGTTTGTAGGCAAAAGGAGTGAATACCCTCTCTCCGTTGAGAATTCACTCCATCGGTTATTTGTAAACAAACGACGTACGGAGGAAAATCCCTTGTTAGCAAGTATACAAGTTCCATTATTTAGAAGAAAACAGAATTATCATGACCAAAAGCTAGAAACTCCTTTATTTGTAGGCAAACGAGATGATGATCCTCTTTTTGTAGGCAAACGAGATGATGACCCCTTATTTGTAGGAAAAAGAGGTTATATTAATCAGTTACCTACACATGATTATCTTGACCAGGACATATCAAACAAGCCAGGCGATCCCATATACGAtgataatgtaatatatacaggCAAACCATTCCATGGTGAGCCCTTATTTGGAGGAAAACAATATCCGGATCACACGTTTTTAAACAAACCAGATGATCCCATTATTATAAGCAAACGAGTTCATTATGATTCTGTATCGGCAGGCAAACGACAAAACGATCATCCCTTATTTCCCAGAAAGCGAAATTCAAGATCTGTATACACTAATATACATGAACCGGATCTAATATTTCGTTCTTTACGAAATAACGATACGTTTTTAACGGGAAAACAAAAGCCGGCGTCATTTCCCTCAGCTTTCGTTGCACCATTTTCCAGGGAGACTGTATTTGGTCGTAAAAGAGAGCAGGATCCAATGTTTGTCGGTAAACGTGAGGAAAATCCCATGTTTGTTGGAAAACGAGAGGATGATCCTGTGTTTGTCGGTAAACGAGAAGATCCTATGTTTGTCGGGAAACGGGGGAAAGAACCTATGTTTGTTGGTAAACGTGATGAAGATCCAATGTTTGttggtaaaagagagaaagagcctATGATTGTTGGTAAACGTGAAGATCCAATGTTTATCGGTAAACGGGGGAAAGAGCCTATGTTTGTCGGTAAAAGAAATCCTAGGTTTGTAGGTAAACGAGACGATCCAATGTTTGTGGGTAAACGAGAGAAGAACCCTATGTTTGTCAGGAAACGAGAAGATCCTATGTTTATCGGTAGACGAGAGGAGGATCCAGTGTTTGTCGGTAAACGAGAGGAAGATCCTGTATTCGTTGGCAAACGAGGGGTGGATCCTATGTTCGTGGGTAAACGAGGGGAAGATCCCATGTTTGTCGGTAAAAGAGAAAGTCATATGTTTGTTGGTAAACGAGAGAAAGAGCCTATGTTTGTTGGTAAACGAGAAGATCCGATGTTTGTCGGTAAAAGAAGAGATCCCATGTTTGTTGGTAAGAGAGAAGATCCGATGTTTGTCGGTAAAAGAGAAGATCCTATGTTTGTTGGTAAAAGAGAAGATCCTATGTTTGTCGGTAAAAGAGAAGATCCTAT GTTCATCGGTAAAAGAGAAGACCCCATGTTTGTCGGTAAAAGAGAAGAGCCTATGTTTGTTG GTAAAAGAGAAGATCCCATGTTTATAGGTAAAAGAGAAGATCCTATGTTTGTAGGTAAAAGAGAGGAACCTATGTTCATCGGTAAAAGAGAAGACCCCAT GTTTGTCGGTAAAAGAGAAGATCCTATGTTCATCGGTAAAAAAGAAGATCCCATGTTTGTCGGTAAAAGAGAGGATCCCATGTTTGTGGGTAAAAGAGAAGATCCCATGTTCATCGGTAAAAAAGAAGATCCTATGTTCGTTGGTAAAAGAGAAGATCCCATGTTTGTTGGTAAAAGAGAAGATCCCATGTTTGTTGGTAAAAGAGAAGATCCTATGTTTATCG GTAAAAGAGAAGATCCCATGTTTGTCG GTAAAAGAGAAGATCCTATGTTTGTTGGTAAAAGAGAAGATCCCATGTTCATCGGTAAAAGAGAAGAGCCTATGTTTGTCG GTAAAAGAGAAGATCCTATGTTCATCGGTAAAAGACAAGAACCTATGTTTGTCGGTAAAAGAGAAGATCCCATGTTTGTTGGTAAAAGAGAAGAGCCTATGTTTGTTGGTAAAAGAGAAGATCCCATGTTTGTTGGTAAAAGAGAAGATCCCATGTTTGTCGGTAAAAGAGAAGATCCTATGTTTGTAGGTAAAAGAGAGGATCCTATGTTCATCGGTAAAAGAGAAGACCCCATGTTTGTCG GTAAAAGAGAAGATCCCATGTTCATCGGTAAAAGAGAAGAGCCTATGTTTGTCGGTAAAAGAGAAGATCCCATGTTTGTTGGTAAAAGAGAAGATCCCATGTTCATCGGTAAAAGAGAAGATCCCATGTTTGTCGGTAAAAGAGAAGATCCCATGTTTATAGGTAAAAGAGAAGAGCCTATGTTTGTCGGTAAAAGAGAAAATCCTATGTTTGTTGGTAAAAGAGATGATCCCTTGTTTGACGGTAAAAGAGAAGATCCTATGTTTGTGGGTAAAAGAGAAAACCCTATGTTTGTTG GTAAACGAGAGAAAAATCCTTTGTTCGTTGGCAAACGTGAGCACATCACAGAATTACTCAGTAAAGGAGGGTTTAGTGGGACCCATTCTGGAAATAGACCTTACCAATATGTTATAGGTAAGTCAAAGTACAATCCTGGTCTTGTAAGAAAACGAAAATTGCGCCTTATGAATTTAGTTACACACAACAAAAATTCTCTAAAAGTCGATCATCAAGTATCTAAGGACAAACGGGAGTTAGAATCTGTAACTAGAAATAAACCTATttttagaagaaatgaagaatcTTCTGCAGATAAAATTTCGCGTTCGCGGTCAAATTTTTTACTTGGGATTAAGCGATATCCAGGGCCTTCTTTTGTAAGTAAAACAATTAAATATCCCCAGAGTCGATATACCTTGTTATCAGATAAACGAGATGAGGATCCCTTATTTGTTGGTAAACGAATTGTAGGTAGAAATTACTTAACTGCTAATCGTAAGTTTGCTGCTAAAAGGCGCCAAAAGTTTAAACGTACGGCAGCAAAACCTTCTAATACGATTTCTCTACATAAACGGAACTTCAGCCATACAATGTTAGTAAAACGGTATTTAGGAATTCAAGATCCATCGTCCCCAGTCATAGAGTTACCAAATGCCCATAATCCCTCAAATTCAGTTAAGCCCTCTAAGAAATTAtctaaaaaaaatcttcatatgccgttaaatgttttatatactttACCGATGAAAAGTGATAGCATTAATAATTTTAAAGACACAAATAGAACTGATTATGGAGAACAGAATTCACTAGGGTTGAGTAAAACCGATCTCACATCCAAAGTGATATCGCGAAGATCTTCGTCACAACCCTCTTCACATAAgttcaaagaaggaaaaattaACGCTGTACGTGTTAATAAAGGAAAAATCGAGAACCCGTACGAAAAACATGCTGACACATTGTCACATTCTGGTGATGCCATTGAGAATTCTCAAAGATTAATGAGTTCAACAGCGAAAGAAGACAATCATGGTGATAAAACTGATCTGAGAGACGTTGAAATTCCAGTGCGATGA
- the LOC115220458 gene encoding protein PRQFV-amide-like isoform X41, with product MRIYLSVYIVVILSASVWGQVKNGHLIDKQDPDTMLLGNRNDEHHLYVDKRDPDPMFIDKRDPDPFFVGKRDPDPFFVGKRDLDPFFVGKRDQDPFFVGKRGRDHLFVGRRVPDPFFVGKKDPDTSFVGKRDPDPIFVGKRDPNTLYIRKRNPDPFSVGKRDPDPFFVGKRDPDPFFVGKRHSEPFFLGKRDSDPLFVGKRDPDPFFVGKRDSDPFFVGKRNPDPMFVGKRDEDPMFVGKRSEYPLSVENSLHRLFVNKRRTEENPLLASIQVPLFRRKQNYHDQKLETPLFVGKRDDDPLFVGKRDDDPLFVGKRGYINQLPTHDYLDQDISNKPGDPIYDDNVIYTGKPFHGEPLFGGKQYPDHTFLNKPDDPIIISKRVHYDSVSAGKRQNDHPLFPRKRNSRSVYTNIHEPDLIFRSLRNNDTFLTGKQKPASFPSAFVAPFSRETVFGRKREQDPMFVGKREENPMFVGKREDDPVFVGKREDPMFVGKRGKEPMFVGKRDEDPMFVGKREKEPMIVGKREDPMFIGKRGKEPMFVGKRNPRFVGKRDDPMFVGKREKNPMFVRKREDPMFIGRREEDPVFVGKREEDPVFVGKRGVDPMFVGKRGEDPMFVGKRESHMFVGKREKEPMFVGKREDPMFVGKRRDPMFVGKREDPMFVGKREDPMFVGKREDPMFVGKREDPMFIGKREDPMFVGKREEPMFVGKREDPMFIGKREDPMFVGKREEPMFIGKREDPMFVGKREDPMFIGKKEDPMFVGKREDPMFVGKREDPMFIGKKEDPMFVGKREDPMFVGKREDPMFVGKREDPMFIGKKEDPMFVGKREDPMFVGKKEDPMFVGKRDPMFVGKREDPMFVGKREDPMFVGKREDPMFVGKREDPMFVGKREDPMFIGKREDPMFVGKREDPMFIGKREEPMFVGKREDPMFIGKRQEPMFVGKREDPMFVGKREEPMFVGKREDPMFVGKREDPMFVGKREEPMFVGKRENPMFVGKRDDPLFDGKREDPMFVGKRENPMFVGKREKNPLFVGKREHITELLSKGGFSGTHSGNRPYQYVIGKSKYNPGLVRKRKLRLMNLVTHNKNSLKVDHQVSKDKRELESVTRNKPIFRRNEESSADKISRSRSNFLLGIKRYPGPSFVSKTIKYPQSRYTLLSDKRDEDPLFVGKRIVGRNYLTANRKFAAKRRQKFKRTAAKPSNTISLHKRNFSHTMLVKRYLGIQDPSSPVIELPNAHNPSNSVKPSKKLSKKNLHMPLNVLYTLPMKSDSINNFKDTNRTDYGEQNSLGLSKTDLTSKVISRRSSSQPSSHKFKEGKINAVRVNKGKIENPYEKHADTLSHSGDAIENSQRLMSSTAKEDNHGDKTDLRDVEIPVR from the exons ATAAACAGGATCCGGACACAATGTTGTTAGGTAATCGGAACGACGAACATCATTTATATGTTGATAAACGAGATCCAGACCCCATGTTTATAGATAAAAGGGATCCAGATCCTTTTTTTGTAGGAAAACGGGACCCAGATCCATTTTTTGTGGGAAAACGGGACCTAGATCCATTTTTTGTGGGGAAAAGGGATCAAGATCCTTTTTTTGTAGGAAAACGGGGTCGGGACCACCTTTTTGTTGGTAGACGGGTTCCAGATCCATTCTTTGTAGGTAAAAAGGATCCAGACACTTCATTTGTCGGTAAACGGGATCCAGACCCCATCTTCGTTGGTAAAAGGGATCCAAACACTTTATATATAAGGAAGAGAAATCCTGACCCTTTTTCTGTAGGTAAAAGAGACCCAGACCCTTTCTTTGTTGGTAAACGAGACCCAGATCCGTTTTTTGTAGGTAAACGACATTCAGAACCCTTTTTTCTAGGCAAACGAGATTCAGACCCCCTTTTTGTAGGTAAACGAGATCCAGACCCCTTTTTTGTTGGTAAACGAGATTCAGATCCCTTTTTTGTTGGTAAACGAAATCCAGATCCCATGTTTGTAGGTAAAAGGGACGAAGATCCCATGTTTGTAGGCAAAAGGAGTGAATACCCTCTCTCCGTTGAGAATTCACTCCATCGGTTATTTGTAAACAAACGACGTACGGAGGAAAATCCCTTGTTAGCAAGTATACAAGTTCCATTATTTAGAAGAAAACAGAATTATCATGACCAAAAGCTAGAAACTCCTTTATTTGTAGGCAAACGAGATGATGATCCTCTTTTTGTAGGCAAACGAGATGATGACCCCTTATTTGTAGGAAAAAGAGGTTATATTAATCAGTTACCTACACATGATTATCTTGACCAGGACATATCAAACAAGCCAGGCGATCCCATATACGAtgataatgtaatatatacaggCAAACCATTCCATGGTGAGCCCTTATTTGGAGGAAAACAATATCCGGATCACACGTTTTTAAACAAACCAGATGATCCCATTATTATAAGCAAACGAGTTCATTATGATTCTGTATCGGCAGGCAAACGACAAAACGATCATCCCTTATTTCCCAGAAAGCGAAATTCAAGATCTGTATACACTAATATACATGAACCGGATCTAATATTTCGTTCTTTACGAAATAACGATACGTTTTTAACGGGAAAACAAAAGCCGGCGTCATTTCCCTCAGCTTTCGTTGCACCATTTTCCAGGGAGACTGTATTTGGTCGTAAAAGAGAGCAGGATCCAATGTTTGTCGGTAAACGTGAGGAAAATCCCATGTTTGTTGGAAAACGAGAGGATGATCCTGTGTTTGTCGGTAAACGAGAAGATCCTATGTTTGTCGGGAAACGGGGGAAAGAACCTATGTTTGTTGGTAAACGTGATGAAGATCCAATGTTTGttggtaaaagagagaaagagcctATGATTGTTGGTAAACGTGAAGATCCAATGTTTATCGGTAAACGGGGGAAAGAGCCTATGTTTGTCGGTAAAAGAAATCCTAGGTTTGTAGGTAAACGAGACGATCCAATGTTTGTGGGTAAACGAGAGAAGAACCCTATGTTTGTCAGGAAACGAGAAGATCCTATGTTTATCGGTAGACGAGAGGAGGATCCAGTGTTTGTCGGTAAACGAGAGGAAGATCCTGTATTCGTTGGCAAACGAGGGGTGGATCCTATGTTCGTGGGTAAACGAGGGGAAGATCCCATGTTTGTCGGTAAAAGAGAAAGTCATATGTTTGTTGGTAAACGAGAGAAAGAGCCTATGTTTGTTGGTAAACGAGAAGATCCGATGTTTGTCGGTAAAAGAAGAGATCCCATGTTTGTTGGTAAGAGAGAAGATCCGATGTTTGTCGGTAAAAGAGAAGATCCTATGTTTGTTGGTAAAAGAGAAGATCCTATGTTTGTCGGTAAAAGAGAAGATCCTAT GTTCATCGGTAAAAGAGAAGACCCCATGTTTGTCGGTAAAAGAGAAGAGCCTATGTTTGTTG GTAAAAGAGAAGATCCCATGTTTATAGGTAAAAGAGAAGATCCTATGTTTGTAGGTAAAAGAGAGGAACCTATGTTCATCGGTAAAAGAGAAGACCCCAT GTTTGTCGGTAAAAGAGAAGATCCTATGTTCATCGGTAAAAAAGAAGATCCCATGTTTGTCGGTAAAAGAGAGGATCCCATGTTTGTGGGTAAAAGAGAAGATCCCATGTTCATCGGTAAAAAAGAAGATCCTATGTTCGTTGGTAAAAGAGAAGATCCCATGTTTGTTGGTAAAAGAGAAGATCCCATGTTTGTTGGTAAAAGAGAAGATCCTATGTTTATCGGTAAAAAAGAAGATCCTATGTTCGTTG GTAAAAGAGAAGATCCCATGTTTGTCGGTAAAAAAGAAGATCCTATGTTCGTTGGTAAAAGAGATCCTATGTTTGTCGGTAAAAGAGAAGATCCTATGTTCGTTG GTAAAAGAGAAGATCCCATGTTTGTCGGTAAAAGAGAAGATCCCATGTTTGTCGGTAAAAGAGAAGATCCCATGTTTGTCGGTAAAAGAGAAGATCCAATGTTTATAGGTAAAAGAGAAGATCCTATGTTTGTTGGTAAAAGAGAAGATCCCATGTTCATCGGTAAAAGAGAAGAGCCTATGTTTGTCG GTAAAAGAGAAGATCCTATGTTCATCGGTAAAAGACAAGAACCTATGTTTGTCGGTAAAAGAGAAGATCCCATGTTTGTTGGTAAAAGAGAAGAGCCTATGTTTGTTGGTAAAAGAGAAGATCCCATGTTTGTTGGTAAAAGAGAAGATCCCATGTTTGTCG GTAAAAGAGAAGAGCCTATGTTTGTCGGTAAAAGAGAAAATCCTATGTTTGTTGGTAAAAGAGATGATCCCTTGTTTGACGGTAAAAGAGAAGATCCTATGTTTGTGGGTAAAAGAGAAAACCCTATGTTTGTTG GTAAACGAGAGAAAAATCCTTTGTTCGTTGGCAAACGTGAGCACATCACAGAATTACTCAGTAAAGGAGGGTTTAGTGGGACCCATTCTGGAAATAGACCTTACCAATATGTTATAGGTAAGTCAAAGTACAATCCTGGTCTTGTAAGAAAACGAAAATTGCGCCTTATGAATTTAGTTACACACAACAAAAATTCTCTAAAAGTCGATCATCAAGTATCTAAGGACAAACGGGAGTTAGAATCTGTAACTAGAAATAAACCTATttttagaagaaatgaagaatcTTCTGCAGATAAAATTTCGCGTTCGCGGTCAAATTTTTTACTTGGGATTAAGCGATATCCAGGGCCTTCTTTTGTAAGTAAAACAATTAAATATCCCCAGAGTCGATATACCTTGTTATCAGATAAACGAGATGAGGATCCCTTATTTGTTGGTAAACGAATTGTAGGTAGAAATTACTTAACTGCTAATCGTAAGTTTGCTGCTAAAAGGCGCCAAAAGTTTAAACGTACGGCAGCAAAACCTTCTAATACGATTTCTCTACATAAACGGAACTTCAGCCATACAATGTTAGTAAAACGGTATTTAGGAATTCAAGATCCATCGTCCCCAGTCATAGAGTTACCAAATGCCCATAATCCCTCAAATTCAGTTAAGCCCTCTAAGAAATTAtctaaaaaaaatcttcatatgccgttaaatgttttatatactttACCGATGAAAAGTGATAGCATTAATAATTTTAAAGACACAAATAGAACTGATTATGGAGAACAGAATTCACTAGGGTTGAGTAAAACCGATCTCACATCCAAAGTGATATCGCGAAGATCTTCGTCACAACCCTCTTCACATAAgttcaaagaaggaaaaattaACGCTGTACGTGTTAATAAAGGAAAAATCGAGAACCCGTACGAAAAACATGCTGACACATTGTCACATTCTGGTGATGCCATTGAGAATTCTCAAAGATTAATGAGTTCAACAGCGAAAGAAGACAATCATGGTGATAAAACTGATCTGAGAGACGTTGAAATTCCAGTGCGATGA